The following are encoded in a window of Nakamurella sp. A5-74 genomic DNA:
- a CDS encoding gamma-glutamylcyclotransferase codes for MALYAAYGSNMDPAQMLQRCPSSPMAGTGWLPDWRLTFGGEDLGWEGALATVVPADEQDPAIDDDAGHPADNAVFVVLYDLSDHDERTLDSWEGADLGLYNKIRLRVHTLEGDRLAWLYALDAFEGGLPSARYLGVIADAAEAADAPTEYVRSLRHHECRSIGN; via the coding sequence ATGGCGTTGTACGCGGCCTATGGGTCGAACATGGATCCTGCGCAGATGCTGCAGCGGTGTCCGTCGTCCCCGATGGCCGGTACCGGCTGGCTCCCCGACTGGCGGCTGACCTTCGGCGGGGAGGACCTCGGCTGGGAGGGTGCGCTGGCCACCGTCGTCCCCGCCGACGAGCAGGATCCGGCAATCGACGACGATGCCGGACACCCGGCAGACAATGCGGTGTTCGTGGTCCTGTACGACCTGTCCGACCACGACGAACGCACGCTCGATTCGTGGGAAGGCGCAGATCTGGGGCTGTACAACAAGATCCGGCTCCGGGTACACACCCTGGAGGGCGACCGCCTCGCCTGGCTCTACGCCCTCGATGCGTTCGAGGGCGGCCTGCCGTCGGCCCGCTATCTCGGGGTGATCGCCGACGCTGCCGAGGCGGCGGACGCCCCCACGGAGTACGTCCGCAGCCTGCGACACCACGAGTGCCGCTCGATCGGCAACTGA
- a CDS encoding amidohydrolase, whose amino-acid sequence MPGWHTAVQVTDPGSGRGPEWLDDFLIRTLPALVAIRRDIHGHPELAWREHRTTDLIEARLTAASVPTRRLPRGTGLIAQVGTGAPVIGLRADIDALPLREASGQPFASTVPGVAHACGHDVHATVLLGAALALRHAAELGEPVGTIRLIFQPAEEVMPGGAREVIAAGGMAGVDRVFAVHCEPKVPAGRVGLRVGAITSTADQIEISVSGPGGHTSRPHLTADVVNALGLLITGLPLLLSRRLDPRAAAVLAWGSVHAGEAPNAIPQEGTLRGTLRLMRREAWEGAEAVVADIVAGLLAPTGVGYELHFQRGVPPVDNDAYATALLRAGALAGLGPDSVVESEQSTGAEDFADLLEHAPGALARLGVWDGVSEQCDLHSAGFTADERSIASGIRLLVHTVLAARRGP is encoded by the coding sequence ATGCCTGGCTGGCACACGGCCGTTCAGGTCACCGACCCCGGATCCGGTCGCGGACCGGAGTGGTTGGACGACTTCCTCATCCGCACCCTCCCGGCACTGGTTGCGATCCGTCGGGACATCCACGGCCACCCGGAACTGGCTTGGCGGGAGCACCGCACCACCGATCTGATCGAGGCGCGTCTGACTGCAGCCTCCGTACCGACGCGCCGGCTACCGCGCGGAACCGGCCTGATCGCCCAGGTCGGCACCGGCGCGCCGGTGATCGGGCTGCGTGCTGACATCGATGCGCTGCCGTTGCGGGAGGCGAGCGGACAGCCGTTCGCCTCCACTGTCCCGGGTGTGGCACATGCATGCGGGCACGACGTACACGCGACCGTCCTGCTCGGCGCAGCCCTGGCGCTGCGGCACGCGGCGGAGCTCGGCGAGCCGGTCGGCACCATTCGACTGATCTTCCAGCCGGCCGAGGAAGTGATGCCCGGGGGCGCCCGTGAGGTGATCGCCGCCGGCGGGATGGCCGGCGTCGACCGGGTCTTCGCGGTGCACTGTGAACCCAAGGTGCCGGCCGGTCGGGTCGGGCTGCGGGTCGGCGCGATCACCTCGACGGCCGACCAGATCGAGATCAGCGTGAGCGGCCCCGGTGGCCACACCTCGCGGCCGCACCTGACCGCCGACGTCGTCAACGCGCTCGGTCTGCTGATCACCGGCCTGCCGCTGCTGCTGAGCAGGCGGCTCGATCCGCGTGCCGCGGCGGTGCTCGCCTGGGGATCGGTGCACGCGGGGGAGGCGCCGAATGCGATCCCGCAGGAGGGCACCCTGCGCGGCACGCTGCGATTGATGCGCCGCGAGGCGTGGGAGGGCGCCGAGGCGGTCGTTGCGGACATCGTCGCCGGGCTGCTCGCACCGACCGGTGTCGGGTACGAGCTGCACTTCCAGCGCGGGGTGCCACCGGTCGACAACGACGCCTACGCGACCGCGCTGCTGCGGGCCGGTGCGCTCGCCGGACTCGGACCCGACTCGGTGGTGGAGTCGGAGCAGTCCACCGGCGCCGAGGACTTCGCCGATCTGCTCGAGCATGCGCCGGGGGCGCTGGCCAGACTCGGGGTGTGGGACGGCGTGTCGGAACAGTGCGACCTGCACTCGGCAGGGTTCACCGCCGACGAGCGGTCGATCGCCTCCGGCATCCGCCTGTTGGTGCACACCGTGCTGGCCGCGCGCCGGGGCCCCTGA